The following nucleotide sequence is from Roseivirga sp. BDSF3-8.
TGCCGGTCGCTGCTTGCGATGAGCTATTCCCTGGTCACTCATAAGCATATCCCGCACTTTTTGCTTGTGAGTTCTAAGGTTATGATTGATCTCAACTATCCGGTTGCCTTTTGCTTTAAAACAACCGCTCCTTAATGGACACTCCAGGCAGTTTCTGGCCTGATATTGTGCATAAGTTTGTTCATAACCCGACTTAGTTTTTGTTTTTCGCTTTCCTATATGATCCATTGGCTGGCCTGCCGGGCAATAGACCTTATCCTGCTCTTCGTTGTAATGCAGGTTCTGAGATTTAGATATGTCTTGCTTCCATTTTCTGGTTTGCTCCTTATGGAAGTAATTATACTTTACATAGGCCTTCTCTACTTTATCTTTCAGATAGTCATAGTTCTCTTCGCTACCATATCCTGCATCAGCGCATATAGTGTCAGGCAGGGTGTTATATAACTGCTGATAGTTCTTAAGATGGGGTTGTAACGTTAGGGTGTCGGTAGGATTTTGATGGATCGTGTAGTTTACCAAGTATTGATTGGAGGTGCTGATCTGAAGGTTATAGCCCGGCTTGAGCTGTCCATTTCGCATATGGTCTTCCTTCATCATCATAAAGGTTGCATCGTGGTCAGTCTTTGAATAGCTGTTTCGTTGTCCCAGTATAGCTTGCTTCTGCTGGTATTCAGCCAGCTTCCCAGGCCAGTTTTTTCGTGCATAGGTAAGCTTCTGCCTCTTCCCTTTTGCTATCTTCTTGCCCGTGAGTGCCTGGTCAATCCTATCAATAGTATCACTAACCTTTCGAGCATCGATTTTGCTAAAATCAGGCTTTTCCTGATATAACTCGTCTTCTGCCACCCGCTGGGTATAGTCCCACAACTCTTCAAGCTGTTGGCTTATCTTTTCGGTATTGGTCTTAATAGACCTGCCCCACACAAACGTGTAGCGATTAGCCTGGGCTTCTATCTTGGTGCCGTCGGTGTAAACTGTCTTTAAGTCCAGTAGGCCCTCATCAACTAAGAACATTACAATCTGAGCAAAGATCACCTTCAGGCTATCTTTCAACCGATCGCATCGAAAACGGGCAATAGTGTTATGGTCAGGCTTGTTCATACCTGCCAACCACATGAAGTGAACGTTTTGACCAATAGCTGCCTCCAACTTGCGGGTAGAGTAGATATTACTCATATACCCGTAAATCAATATTTTAAGCAGCATCCTTGGATGATATACTGATGTACCGCCAGGCTTATAACCAGTCAATAGAGGGGCAATATCAAGACGATCGACCACTTCGTTGACCACCCGAACTGGATGGTCTGCCTCTATTAACTCCTCCAGGCTCGGAGGTAAAAGCATAATTTGCTTGGGGTTGTAGTCTTTAAAAACTATCTTTTCGCTTATTGACACAACTCAAGATATCACATCTTGGAAAGCGGGGGTAGTAATGCCCTCGCTTTTTTTATGGCCAACTCCAAAAAAAAGAGGCTGTCTTTTGAGACAGCCTCTTATATATTAAGACCTAGTTCAATTGCCAGTAAACGACATCATGAAACCTTTACGGCTTTTGGTGGCTTGGATAATCGCTTCAGGTAGGCGAAGTGTGATTTGATAGCCCCGGCGAGGGAATGCTTACGATAGGTAAGTCCGTAGTCCTTTACCGTCTCTTCTATCATACGGGTAACCGGAATGTAGTGGGTATGACAGAGGTTAGGGAAAAGATGGTGGGCGGTGTGGGTATTAAACCCGCCAAAATACCAAAGAGCCAGTTTGCTATAGGGAGCAAAGTCTATTGTAGCCTCCAGCTCATGGTTTTTGCGGCTATTGGTTATGTAGCCATCTTCGTTAGGCTGGGGGAACACTGACTCATTGATCTGGTGATTAAGCACCCCTACCATAGCCAATGCCAGTCCGCTGATCATGTGCACTAAGAAAAAGCCCATAACCACCCAGTACCATGCTACATTTACCACCATCAGGGGTAATACAAGCATAAAGAAGAGGTAGCTGAGTTTTTGTAAATAGAGCTTAGCCATCTCTCCCTTAGAGTGCTCTATAGGCGAATTGCCCATGCGGCTACGCTTAAAGAGTACAAAGTCTATGGAAAAGATGAGGAAGATGGAGAACAGGGAATAGATCAAGGGCGCATAATACACCTGGTACTTGTGCATCTTCTCGTATGGCTGGTTTTCAGACAGGCGCAGTACACTGTATTCCTCAATAATGATATCATACCCCTCCACACTGGTAAATAGGTGGTGTACCTTGAGGTGCAAAATGCGGTTGATGTAGGCATTAAGTCCGGCAAAATTGAGGAAGTATGCCAGAAAGCGGTTCACGCTCTTCTTTTTGCTGTAGGTATGGTGCAGGGCATCATGACCTATGTTTATAAAGAACAGCGGGTGCATCAGGCCCATAATCACGCAGTACAGTATGCCGGTAAATGCATTGAAGCTGCTGGTGATGAGGAGGCCGTACATGGCCAGGTAGGTTACGGTAATGAAAATAGTCTTCAGCACCATGCCCGTATCGGCGTAGCGGCTGAGCTTATTTTCCTTAAAGTACTTATCTACCTTATGGGTCAGCTCATTGTAGAAGTCTGAGTTGTTCCCTTCAAGAAATTGCAGTTTCATAGGTCTCTTTATTCGTTAGTTCTTGTTCGATAGGTGTTTTTTCAAAGAGGTAATCATTTACCACCAGCACATCCAGACCGGAGTTAAAGAATACCATCAATGCATCATTGAAGCTGTGTACAATGGGTTTGCCCATAACGTTAAAGCTGGTATTGAGCAGTACAGGCACGCCGGTAATTTCACGGAAGGCATCAATCAGGGCATGGTACCGTGGGTTCCAGTCCTTTTTTACAGACTGCAGGCGGCCGGAGCGGTTTTCGTGCACCACAGCCGGCACTTTATCTCTTACCTCAGGGCGAAAGTCGAGGGTACGCTCCATATAGGGAGTGTCCTGGTATTGCTCAAAGTATTCCTCTCCGTACTCTTCGAGGATGGAGGGGGCAAAAGGCCTGAATTCTTCGCGGAACTTGACACGGCTGTTAATCTTGTCCTTCATGTCCTTTGAGCGCGGATCAGCCAGGATGGAGCGGTTTCCTAAGGCCCGGGGGCCAAATTCACTACGGCCT
It contains:
- a CDS encoding IS1182 family transposase — translated: MSEKIVFKDYNPKQIMLLPPSLEELIEADHPVRVVNEVVDRLDIAPLLTGYKPGGTSVYHPRMLLKILIYGYMSNIYSTRKLEAAIGQNVHFMWLAGMNKPDHNTIARFRCDRLKDSLKVIFAQIVMFLVDEGLLDLKTVYTDGTKIEAQANRYTFVWGRSIKTNTEKISQQLEELWDYTQRVAEDELYQEKPDFSKIDARKVSDTIDRIDQALTGKKIAKGKRQKLTYARKNWPGKLAEYQQKQAILGQRNSYSKTDHDATFMMMKEDHMRNGQLKPGYNLQISTSNQYLVNYTIHQNPTDTLTLQPHLKNYQQLYNTLPDTICADAGYGSEENYDYLKDKVEKAYVKYNYFHKEQTRKWKQDISKSQNLHYNEEQDKVYCPAGQPMDHIGKRKTKTKSGYEQTYAQYQARNCLECPLRSGCFKAKGNRIVEINHNLRTHKQKVRDMLMSDQGIAHRKQRPADVETVFAAIKHNRGFRRFMMRGTEKVEIEAGLLAIAHNLLKKAS
- a CDS encoding fatty acid desaturase, yielding MKLQFLEGNNSDFYNELTHKVDKYFKENKLSRYADTGMVLKTIFITVTYLAMYGLLITSSFNAFTGILYCVIMGLMHPLFFINIGHDALHHTYSKKKSVNRFLAYFLNFAGLNAYINRILHLKVHHLFTSVEGYDIIIEEYSVLRLSENQPYEKMHKYQVYYAPLIYSLFSIFLIFSIDFVLFKRSRMGNSPIEHSKGEMAKLYLQKLSYLFFMLVLPLMVVNVAWYWVVMGFFLVHMISGLALAMVGVLNHQINESVFPQPNEDGYITNSRKNHELEATIDFAPYSKLALWYFGGFNTHTAHHLFPNLCHTHYIPVTRMIEETVKDYGLTYRKHSLAGAIKSHFAYLKRLSKPPKAVKVS